CAACAAAACCATCACTTGCTCTTAAACACCCTCAAAAGCCTAGGAAGCCATGCAAGAGTATGTCATTCTACTTCCATGACGTACTCTACAACGGCAAGAATGCCAAAAACGCCACTTCAGCCATCGTAGCCGCCCCGGCTTGGGCAAACACAACCATAATGGCAGGCCAAAACCATTTTGGAGATCTCGTAATTTTCGACGATCCCATTACACTTACAAATGATTTTCACGCCACACCAGTAGGCCGCGCTCAAGGGTTGTATTTTTACGACAAGAAGGAGGTGTTTACGGCTTGGTTAGGGTTCTCTTTTGTGTTCAACTCTAGTGAACATAAGGGTACCTTAAACTTTGCAGGGGCTGACCCTTTAATGAATAAGACTAGGGACATTTCTATTATTGGAGGAACTGGTGATTTCTTTATGGCTAGAGGTGTTGCTACCTTGATGACTGATGCCTTTGAAGGCGAGGTTTATTTTCGACTTCGTACTGATATTCAGCTCTATGAATGTTGGTAACGTACTTCATGCGTGGTTGTATCATCCACACTATATAGCTCAATGTTGTTTATTGAACGGAcgcttatttacttatttgtatgcattattttattttccaaaatgAGTTTTGGTGTTTTCTTTCTTAAGGAGTCTCTGATTTggcgtaattttttttttttttttttttttgtaaaataaaaggTGAAATGGTGCATGCGTTACATCTTGGATCTATAGTTAGTTGCCTAGATGACGAAATATAATTTGGTATTACGTTAAAATTGAAATATCTAATTATGATGAACCCATAAGAGAAAGAACCATCAAATATAAGCAACATTTGCAAGTAGTGTCGTTCAAATCTAATACTCCGTTGGTACGATTATATCCGGGTGATGAAAATTTTGGTACTACTCGAATCTATTCAAGGCGACCCATGTCATATTCAAGTTTATTGCCTGTTATTATTTCATTAGTACAACTTAATCAATATTAGTCACTTTTACAGTTTTGATAACATTATTTCGAAAACAACCTATGATTGGGTCAAATATAGGATCCTTTAAACCTATAATATTTACCGATATTTCTAGGTATGTCAAATGGGTCGTTGGttgatcatattttttttttttttggtatgttTCACTTGACCAACCTAGTTTTTGGGTTTGAAACATTTATTAATAGGAGTACTAACTTTTGatagacttttttttttaataccctatacgttttttttttctttacgttTTCATTTTTGGGAGCAGTTGTTTTAAATCGGGTCGAGCTCCCACCGGATTTCGAGTCGGGTGAGCTATTGACAGGTCTCGGGTCGCTAAATAAAAGTAACCCGCATCACGAATTCACGATTCTCTCTCTTTCATCCTCTTCGTTCACTTCCGGCAGCCTCTCGGCGCCGTTAGTTCAATTTCCGGCGGACTCACAAGGTTGCTGAAACGGCATGGCGCTCGTTTTGGTGCACTTCTAGCTTCCCAGTGCTCTCGATTCCGCCCAAATTGGCCGTCAATTTCCAGGTTCCCGCCTACTCTTATCTTATTACGAGTATTTTGTCTGGATTTTTCCCGCaaatttgattatttattatttgaatTGTAGAATAAGGGGTTTTTATCATTTAACCAATAAACTTAAAGACATAAATATGTTGTGATTTATGTGAACTTATGCTGTAatgaattattttgttaatgaaAGTGGGTTAGGACGTTAGGTGGTTGACCTAGTTGTTAATGGAACTTCTGAATATCCTTAATTACTTAATTAGTGGAATCTCTGTCCATGATTTGATGGTTGAGTTCTATGTACAAAACAAAATTGAAACTTGACATGGGAAAATTGAGGAATTTGAGAAGATGAGTGGACTAATACGATCCTTAATAGGCTAATTGGCAGGCGAATAGTTCATTTGGGTTCGTCCTATGGCGCTATTGTTGATTACTGTTGTGGAGGTCTTGCCTATTAGTGCAATTGATGGCTGTATGACATTTGGAGCTGGAGACGGAGGGGTCGAAGAAAGTGTCTGTTACAGACCGCGTTGATTGAGGGAAGATTGGAGATTTTTGGGTATTAAGTAGCAAATGGTTATGTAAATCTAGCCAAAAATAACATAGGTAGTGCCATGGTTATATTGTTCTAGAACCATAACTTCATACAGTTGAGAACTTGAAAAGCTATACAGGTTACGGAGTATTGTTCTTGCGGTTTCTATGTATTATGGGATTGTATTGCGTCGGTCAAGAATTTGAATCCTGATATTGATATGCTATGGAAGTGAGAAGACAATGTTATTTGGTTTCTTTAGCAGGATAGTTATGTAATTTGTATCAACCTATTGTTTCTGTGGTGTCCATGTTCTGTGGGGTTGTATTGCATTGGTTAAGATACTTGAGACTTTCTAATCCATAAATCAGTAGGTTTTGGAAGAAAGAAGGTGAAGCTGTTCTGGAATGTTATTTTCCTTTATTTGACAGGAGAGTGTTGTAATTGGTATCAACATACCTCTCAGGATTTCTGATTCTTTACTTGTGGAATTAAAATTGTTGTTAACTGTGGATCATTGAGCTTATTGCATTCTTTTATGTGTTTCAATAGTTGGGGAATTTCCAGAAAACTTCTCACTTTCACTAAACTGATCTTCCTAGTGGGTGTACTTGATATAAATGGGTTTTTCAAAGCCTACTAGCTTAACTGGTTGAGCATTGTGCACTTGCACAAAGGaagtaggttcgaatcctacataggctattGATGAGTGGTGACTGTTTGGGAAATTTAAGTAAATAAGTCATCATTGCTTTTGAAAGAACTTCAATAATTGTTTATATATCTTTATCTAGATTTTGGTGTAGAACTTCCATGCTTCTTAAATGCCTAACAATGAAAACATGCTTATACCTATCCTGTTTACAAAGATGGCAATGAGCCGGGCTAGGCATCAGAAGGTTGTAGGAGCTGCCATTGCACAAATAAGTTTTTGTTCATCTTGGCCTTACCACATTCTTtgctttcattttgtttttttaggtTTGCATTTTTTTAGATTAGCTAATGCTCCTGTAAGTCCTGTTACTTGCCTTTCTTTCGAGAACCATGGTTCTCTGCTGACAGTCTGAGACTCTTGATTTCATGAGAATGCTGTGTTGGTGTTTCTAGTGATTttgtttctgattttttttttttttaatcacagCACCACTAATAGACCATGTAGGATTCTAACCTACATCTTCTATGCAAATGCATAATGCTCTACGGACAGGAGTAATAGGTTTTATCGTATCTAATAACATAAAACAGAACTAAATCAAGTCATAAGTTTGCAAAACAAGCACTTGAAAAATATATCAGCAGCAAATTGATGGCTTTTCAAGTTGAATAACAAAGACAATCAGGAAACACATCAATTCTGAACACTCCATAAAGAAAGTCAACCAGAACATAACGAATACAATCATAGTGACACCAAGCTTTATACTGCAATCTTAAAGATGCACCAGCACCACTGAGACATTCATGcttttgaatgattaaaaagTGAGATTAGAGAGACAAACAACCCAAAAATGGTTTTTGTAAATTAGACACCTCAAACTTCCATATTCAGCCAATAAAAAACGGATGGCCAAACTAGAAACTCTCAAAGTTCCAAtcttaaaaaatataaaataaaatttggatTAACAATTTTTTATTGGAAGAAAGTCAAAGTGCCGAACCCATCGTTTAACTGAAAGTAAGTGATGAGGATGATAGAATCCCAAACTGACTTcataaaagcaaaaaaaaaaatgtaatttaCTACCAGAGTGCTAAAATCTTTTCATTGTTTCAACGTATATACTTCTATAATTTGTTTACGGCACAAGCTTCACTTCAGCTCAGTGACCTATCTAATAGTTGGACAGAATAGAAGTCAATCCAACAACTTTGAAGGAAGACTAACAATCACATTTTTTTTATGACGGGAGACTAACAATCACGTGAAtgctcttaaaaaaaaaaagaaatcctcTGGTCGAGATTATAACTTATCCACATATATCTACTTGTCTGTATTATAAGGAAAACCATCGAGCAGAAGAAATAAGCTTCTAAGGACATTATTCTACTAAATTCAATTAATCATTTTCAGTCCCATCAGTTGGTTCTTCCTCTTCTAGGGACAGTGGCCTTGAACCACTGCTGTACTGATGAATCACTAAAACAGAAGTATTCGTTGAGACCTCCTCAGAGATCAAGAACCCCCCAACTGGACCTAATTCAGGAAATTCAGTCTTTACATTAAGACTGAAAGTAGCAGCCACCGTACCTTCTGGTGATCTTCCCACCAAGACCATATTACAACGGCTGAATTCCTTAACGATATCTACAGTATCAGATGTTGCGTTCACTGCTCTTTCCTCATATTTGATTGACCCGTCCCTGGTCAGTTTTTGCTTTATAGCATTaatggcctcctcatcagctGTATTTGAGTCTCCGTTGCTACTGCCCTTATCACCCTCATCAATAGCCACCATTTCGACTCCTTCCAAGTTGGGATCCGCTCTGAAATGGACCAATATAAGGGTAATTCCCGGATGCTCAGACATCCGTTGACCAAGGGCCAATGCCTCACGATCATCAGGGCCACCAAAGAAATAAACAGTTATGGTAGAGTCGACATTGCTGGCTGACACATGCGAAGACCCGCCAAACCCACGGTCTACTAGGATACCAACTGAGCAAGGATCATGTTGAAGGACCTTCTTGTTAATTACTCTATATTCATGTCTTGTGGTTTCCAACGACCCGTCCACCTTTTGGTGCTTGTGGAAAGGAAGGATCACGAGGGAAGCTTTCTTGCTCTCAGCACTAGCACATATGTCTTCATGCATGTCAGAGAAGTGGGAGATTGCCGTCATGGGCCTGATTTGGACATGACTGAGTTGCCCATACGCCTCAAAGGCCACCACAATTTGGTCTGAATCTGTCTGGTTCCGCTCATTCCAGAACGGAAGCCCATTGTTTCGGGCTTTATGAACCATCCGTATAGCAGAACATCTCTCAGAGAGCTCCATGAGATGCATTGCGTAGACTGTGAGCCCTTGCCTTTTTTCTGTTCCCCGGGAAGCCTCAATTAAGTTGATTATTGTTGGGATGTTCCTTCCACTATGGAAGCATGCCATGATTCGGAGTTGAGAGTTGGGATCATTTCTTTGGACAGTCCTTAGTGTATATACGCTTCCTCTCTTAGCTGGTTTATATATCGCCCTCAAGATTGGTGTTGTCATGAATGTTGTAACTAGAGCCATCATAACCATAATTGAAAACGTTTGATCATTTAGGACCTACAGTGATCAACCAAAAATTAGGATTAGAGTTTGATAATGGTACTCACCAAGGTGGATAAAAGTTACGTAAAAGATAAAATGTTGATACCTTCCGATCTTTACCAATGTTGAGGACAATCAACTCCACCAAACCTTTGCTGTTCATTAGAACCCCAAGGGCAACAGCCTCATTGAGCGGCATTTTACAGAGGCGGGAAACCACAACAGTCCCAACCACCTTGCCAAAACAGGCAGTTAGTATAACAAGTAGTAGAAGTCCCCATGACTGAGCCCCTTGAATGGTGGCTACATTTGTTTTCAGGCCACTCGAAGCAAAGTACAAAGGGAGGAGGAGGCCAGAAACAAGATCTTCCACCTTTTCTACCAGGGCACTGATTAATGGCCCATCCTTTGGGGCTAGAGTTCCAAGAATAAAAGCCCCGAAAAGTGCATGGATTCCTATAGTATCGGTCACAAACCCAGCTGCCAAAACTGCAGCTAAGGTACCACAAATGAAAATTTCATTCACAGGCTCGCCATCAGGGCAACGCCGCATCATCCATTTGAAGACTCGAGGGACTATAAGAATACACAAACCAACAAAAGCCGCTCCACACAAAAATACCCACACGGAAATAAGAGGAGATTTTCCGGTACCAGAGAGAGAGATGGCTAGAGCAAGGAGGATCCAGGCTGCCACATCATTGACTGCAGCAGCTGACATGGCCGTGCGACCCATATCAGTGGTAAGGAGCTTGAACTCCGCTAAGATACGGGCTAGGACCGGAAGGGCTGTGATAGACATCGCGACCCCCATGAAGACAATAAAAGGACCTTGGCTAACTCCTTTTGAAATGGTTGCCCTGAGAACAAACGACGTACCAGTTCCCATTGCAAAGGGCAAACAGATGCCTGCTAGAGCAATACTCATGGCTTTCTTTCCTGTCCGGCGTAATGCTTTTGGATCCAATTCTAGGCCTACGAGGAACAGAAAGAAGATGAGGCCGAGGTTGGCAAGTGTGTCTAATACTGGTAAACTCTTCGGAGGGAATATTGTATGCAGGAACGCCTTACTGCGACCAAAAGCAGATGGACCTAGTAGCACTCCTCCCTGTCACAATCAAGAGAAATGTACTCTCAGTTGaatattagattaaatacatTAGGCCCTGCTCAAATTGAAGTAAATAATCTCTGGTATAAAATCAGTTTTAATCATCAGTAAAAATATACATCAAAACATTATTCCCCAAGGAAAAGATAAAAAATCAGGAATATTGAAACAGTACAGATTCATTGTTTTCGAACAACTGATGAACACTTGCAGTAGGTCGAGTCTTTCATTTTGCGTTCATTTTAATTAGTTGATTTTGTGCTTTCTACTTTTTACGATAGTGCTGGACTGCTTGTGCAGTCGTGCTTAATGCAGTCTTAGACCCTTAGGAAGAAAATTCAGAGCATTGCTATGAATTTTATGATAACAGAATGAAAGAAGCACTATCCTAGGACAATACTACGGTTTCCTGTAATCATTATCAGCCAGTATTAGGAAACCAAACAGATCTTTCTTGCACAAGTCTTCACAATAAATTATCGTAAGAGCATCTCGTTTAAAATTTGCCATTTTTTTAACATTCTACACCTTGTACAAGATCCAAAACTGAAATTTAAGAAGCATACTAAACTAACCAATTGAAACAATTTGAAGTTAATGCAGATTTCTGCAAGGGTGAAATAGCTAAAAGTATGAATACTCACAATAATCTCAGCGATGACACGAGGCTGTCTCAGAGGTCTAAGCAAGTAGGCTAAGGTACGAGTGAGGACGATAACAAGGATAATCTGTACAATAACAAGTGGAAGGGCATAGTCAAGAGGGTTCTCTCCTTGGAAGACTCCAGTAGAGGTTGCCTGCATCGGCTTTGGACAAGCAGTACCATTTTCAGCCATCTTGAGACTTAGTTATTATCAGAAAAAGGTAAACAACAGCAGAATCATATCCCCCTTTAGCTCCCTGTTTATATGAAGAGAAACTTGTCAGCTAAAATTTTCATGCACCATCCTAGATACATCGAACATGTTTATTACTCCGGATCCTTGGCTAAGTTAACAGGAAGGAAAACCTCAAAGCAATATTAGTAGTTGTTAAAGCAAGAAAAGGTACACAATTCAGGGCATTATTATGAATGTATGATGTATGAACTTTTAGTGTGCATAAAAGTCTAACACAAGCTAAGATCATGTGATCACAGCTAACTAGATAAAACTGTTATCTCTTTTCTTTTCAGTCTTCACCACTTGGCATAAAACTTAGATCTCCTGTGACAGAATACTACTTACCTATAGCAGTTGGGTAAGGCAGATACTCAGACAGTGATGCGGATCAAAACATCACACGCGCCATTTTGAAAGTTATTGTGAAACCGTCTCAACCAAGAGTCCACATCAAATTATGGAGGCGTACATGCTATAAGATGGTCATAAAATGCTAAATTAAGATTGCTATATCTGTAATTTTTCATATGGTGCATTTTTACATGTACGTACTACAAAAAATGCTAATTAACAGCGGTTGAAATAGGCAATTAGCGCTGTTGTAAGAGGTGTATCATTTGACTGCGATTGGGAATGACCGTTGTCAATTGTATAATAATCTAGTTTCTCGCATAACAGTTGTGTTTTCATCCCTATTTTTGTCTCCAAATCCAAACATGTCAATAATATATGGTTATTTATAGCCTATGTAGGTCTTGAACTTAAATCTATGTGCATTATTAGCAAATTGCTCTACCGTTAGAGCTAATAGGCTTTATATATTGAGAATAACAATTGCATCTAAGAACTGAACACCTTCTCATGCCACTCAATATTAAGAACTCGTTCGTTGTCATGAGAAAGATGACATGACAGCAAAAATAATTGTTTGACATGCACTAAAATATGTGACAAGAACATAGATGGGTAGTATAATATTGATTCTTGTAAGAAAAGAATATCAATCGATTTTGCATGCACCCTGTTCACAAGAAATTTATTGTATACGAGGGTTAACTTTTACTCAACTTTTGGTAATTTGTAAcgtgttttgattaactttttatattataaaGTAATTTTCGATAGATAATTTTTCAAAAGTGTTATATGGTTCCCTTTTTTTACACTATGTAGACAACTCAAAATTAAcacaaaatttgaaaatgataCGAACCAAAACTGCAACAGATCCGAAATTGACTTGACCCAATATGTGGTCATACTCGGAGTGACCCGAAACAGGTAAGTGAACCGAATCGACCCGAACCAAATTAACTCGAATCGTCCAGCGCCAAATATTAGCTAGTTACTATatgtcatgtgagatcttgttagaatcATCCAGTGCCAAAACAGAATGAAATATATGATTAGAAACACTCCTGTTAGTTTCTGATGCAGGTCCACCAAATGATACACTTTAACAGTTTTACAGGCTTCTGTTAGTTTGATTTATCAGGATTGAAAACAAGTGTTCCGTTAGACAATCACAATTGTTGACCCAAAAAAAAAGACAATCACAATTCACTACTCCTTGTTATAGAAGAAGATCATAGAATCCAAAAATACTAGCTGTATAAGAGTTGATACAATAGAGACTTTGAgagtatatatatacttctACAGCTTGTGAAAAACCCAAGTTTCGCTTCAGCTCAGCGACTTATCCGATTATTGTACAGAAATGTCATGAGATTTCGTAAAAGGCCAATCCAACAACCAAGGAATAGCCTTAAAAACAACTAAAATACTCTGGAAAACAAATTTTTCCAAAGTCTCAAGTTGAGATTATGAATTATCTACATACCTGTATCTTTGTATCTTTTTTTTCTGCATTAAAAGGAAAGTCACCAAGCATAAGAATGTGTTATTCAACCAAGTTTTGATTATTCAGTTTCAGTCCCATCAGTAACCTGATCCATATCTATGGTTACCGGCCTTGCGCCACCACTGTACTGATGAAGCACTAATAGAGATGCATTTGTTGAGACTTCCTGAGATATCAACAACCCCCCAACCGGGCCTATTTCCGGGTACTCAGACTTGACATTAAGACTGAAAGTAGCTGCTACCATACCTTCTGGTGATCGTCCCACCAAAACCATATTACAACGGCTAAATTCCTTAATCGTATTAATAGTATCACAAGTTGCTCGAACTACTCTTTCCTCGTACTTAATTGACCCGTCTTTGGATATTTTCTGCTTAACAGCATCAATAACTTCCTCATCACCTGATTTGGACCCTCCATTGCTACTACCATCATTAACATCAATAGCCACCATTTCAGCTCCTTCCATGTTAGGGTCTGCCCTAAAGTGTACCACTACAAGAGTAATTCCTGGGTGTTCAGACATCCGTTCACCAAGTGCCAACGCCTCACGATCATCAGGCCCGCCAAAGAAGAAAACAGTGATGGTAGAGTCAACATTACTTGCTGAAACATGCGATGAACCACCAAGCCCCCGGTCTACTAATATACCGATTGAGCAAGGCGCATGTTGAAGGACCTTCTTGTTAATTACTCTATATTCATGTCTTGTGGTTTCCAATGATCCATCAAATTTCTGGTGTTTGTGGAAAGGGAGGATAATGAGGGCAGCCTTCTTGCTCTCAGCACTAGCACATATGTCTTCATGCATGTTTGAGAAATGGGAGATTGCAGTCATGGGCCTGATTTGGACATGACTTAGTTGTCCATACGCCTCAAAGGCAACCACAACTTGGTCCGAGTCTGACTGCATCCCTTTATTCCAGAAAGGAAGCCCGTTGTTTCGGGCTTTATGGACCATCCGAATAGCAGAAGACCTTTCAGAGAGCTCCATGAGATGCATTGCGTAGACTGCAAGCCCTTCCTTCTTCTCTGTTCCTCGGGAAGCTTCAATTAAGTTGATCATTGTCGGGATGCTCTTTGCACCATGGAAACATGCCATGATTCGGAGTTGAGAGCTTGGATCCTTTCTTTGTATTGTTCTTAGTTTATACGCGTTTCCTCTCTTTGCTGGTTTATACACCGCCATCACGATTGGTGTTGTCATGAAAGTGGTAACTAAGGCCATTAAAACCATAATTGCAAAGGTTTGATCATTCAGTACCTACAATATATAATCAGCCAAAAGTTAGACTAGAGTTTACTATTGGAGCAACAAAAGATAAAAACTAACGtcaaatataatatttcttcTGTTTCAAAAAAATTGCACACTTTGATTAGCACGTTTACCAAGACACAACTTTGGTTGTATATATCTCtaattattctttttttttaaaaaaaaaaaatttaatactATGAAAATATACAATGAAATCTATATCCACCCACATTTTACTTATAACATTCACCATTTTGTAAATTAGTAAAAAAATGgtcatactccctctgtcccttaatacttgacctgttttgaccggacacgcttgtcaatgcacaactttgaccaccaatttctttaactacatattataaaaacttataaaaatattaatattttgaaaatatatattaagatgaagccaacaatatattatatactttcatacACTATAAGtcaaatagggtcaaagtgaattatgtgaatagtgcaaaaagtcaaaacgggtcgagtattaagggacaaagggagtagttattaaattattatatatgAACAATGACAAAACTAAAAGTGTTGGGAATttttatgaaacggaggaagtatgttagTAGTACCTTTCGATCTTTTCCAATGTTGAGGACAATCAGCTCGACCAATCCTTTGCTGTTCATTAGAACCCCGAGAGCAATAGCCTCATCAAGAGGCACTTTACAGAGGCGGGAAACAACAACAGTCCCAACAACCTTGCCGAAACAGGCAGTTACTATAACAAGCAGTAGAAGTCCCCAAGACTGAGCCCCTTGAATGGTGGCTACATTTGTTTTAAGACCGCTTGAAGCGAAGTACAAAGGAAGGAGTAGGCCCGATACAAGATCCTCCACCTTTTCTACCATAGCACTGGCAAATGGTCCGTCCTTTGGTGCTAGAATACCAAGAACAAATGCCCCGAAAAGAGCATGGATTCCAATAGTATCGGTCACAAACCCAGCTGCCAAAACTGCTGCTAACGTACCACAAACAAAGATCTCATCCACGGGTTCACCATCAGGGCAATGCCGGCTAATCCACTTAAAGATACGAGGGACTATAAGAATACACAAACCAACAAAAGCTGCACCACACAGGAATACCCATAGTGAAGTTAGAGGAGATGATCCTGTCCCAGAGAGTGCGATGGCTAGAGCAAGTAGAATCCAGGCTGCCACGTCATTGACTGCAGCTGCTGACATGGCCATTCGGCCTACATCAGTGGTTAGGAGCTTAAGCTCAGCTAATATACGGGCTAAGACAGGAAAGGCGGTGATAGAGAGGGCAACCCCCATGAATACAATGAATGGACCTTGGCTAACGCCTTTTGAAATGGTTGCTCTGAGGATAAATGATGTACCAATTCCCATAGCAAAGGGTAAAGATATGCCTGCAACTGCAATACTCATGGCTTTTTTCCCTGTTCGGCGTAATGCTTTTGGATCCAATTCTAGGCCTacaaggaagagaaagaagATGAGGCCGAGGTTGGCAAGTGTGTCCAATACTGGTAGACTCTTCGGAGGGAATATTGTTTGCAGGAACTTCTCACTGCGACCAAAAGCAGATGGGCCTAGTAGCACACCTCCCTGTGACAATCAAGAGAAACACGGTGTTGAACACTCACTGTCAGTTACAGATTACGTACACTTAAAACGTTCCATTTATATTATTAATCATACATATACAACTAACTTCAGCAAAGTCATAACTTGTTAGCAGATTCATGCAACAATACAGAAGATGTTGTGTTATACTTTATCTTTAGTTCATaatgtcaaaatcagaatactGAAGCACTGAAACACCTCAGGTTCATTTAAGGTTATTTAGAACTGCAAGAAACTCCTACTTTCCAATTTccataaagaaaaagaaaagggggaATGATGCTGTAGAAGACTAGAAGTTACTACCATCTAATAAGTCGTCCGAATCAAATGTACTCGTATTTTTGTCTTTACCTAAAGAAAGTTAAAAATCTTTTGGTATACGGCGTATACCTCACCTCATTGTTTAAACATCTTTGGCAATCATTATGCAGAACACTAACAGGAAGTCAGGAATGAAAGTTAGTGGTGTAGGTTCCTGTTTCAGAACTTTTagtaattttagaataaaaAGTAAAGCGTAGGAGCGTACTTTCTGCTAAAAGAATCGTACTAAAAGAGGATATCGTGCTTGTGCTTAAGCGTTTTTAGAATAATATAATTCCCTCTTTAGACTAATTGCTCGATCATTTAGTATTACTGTATTAGTAATGTTTGTGCTCTTTCTACTTTTCCCAGGTTTCTGTGCAATACGATGAAAGGTAGTTTGTAAAGTATGATTAGGAAGACAATTCAGAGCCACAGAACATGAGCAAAACTCAATCATGACAACTACCTTATGCTTAGGCTTTGACAATTAAACACTTTTCAGGAATCAATTTGGGCCATCACTTAAA
This Spinacia oleracea cultivar Varoflay chromosome 6, BTI_SOV_V1, whole genome shotgun sequence DNA region includes the following protein-coding sequences:
- the LOC110779355 gene encoding disease resistance response protein 206, which gives rise to MVFKSSTFSLLLFLFLFLLSPTKPSLALKHPQKPRKPCKSMSFYFHDVLYNGKNAKNATSAIVAAPAWANTTIMAGQNHFGDLVIFDDPITLTNDFHATPVGRAQGLYFYDKKEVFTAWLGFSFVFNSSEHKGTLNFAGADPLMNKTRDISIIGGTGDFFMARGVATLMTDAFEGEVYFRLRTDIQLYECW
- the LOC110778227 gene encoding cation/H(+) antiporter 18 translates to MAQNGTTCPKPMQATSTGVFQGENPLDYALPLAIVQIILVIVLTRTLAFLLRPLRQPRVIAEIIGGVLLGPSAFGRSEKFLQTIFPPKSLPVLDTLANLGLIFFLFLVGLELDPKALRRTGKKAMSIAVAGISLPFAMGIGTSFILRATISKGVSQGPFIVFMGVALSITAFPVLARILAELKLLTTDVGRMAMSAAAVNDVAAWILLALAIALSGTGSSPLTSLWVFLCGAAFVGLCILIVPRIFKWISRHCPDGEPVDEIFVCGTLAAVLAAGFVTDTIGIHALFGAFVLGILAPKDGPFASAMVEKVEDLVSGLLLPLYFASSGLKTNVATIQGAQSWGLLLLVIVTACFGKVVGTVVVSRLCKVPLDEAIALGVLMNSKGLVELIVLNIGKDRKVLNDQTFAIMVLMALVTTFMTTPIVMAVYKPAKRGNAYKLRTIQRKDPSSQLRIMACFHGAKSIPTMINLIEASRGTEKKEGLAVYAMHLMELSERSSAIRMVHKARNNGLPFWNKGMQSDSDQVVVAFEAYGQLSHVQIRPMTAISHFSNMHEDICASAESKKAALIILPFHKHQKFDGSLETTRHEYRVINKKVLQHAPCSIGILVDRGLGGSSHVSASNVDSTITVFFFGGPDDREALALGERMSEHPGITLVVVHFRADPNMEGAEMVAIDVNDGSSNGGSKSGDEEVIDAVKQKISKDGSIKYEERVVRATCDTINTIKEFSRCNMVLVGRSPEGMVAATFSLNVKSEYPEIGPVGGLLISQEVSTNASLLVLHQYSGGARPVTIDMDQVTDGTETE
- the LOC110778218 gene encoding cation/H(+) antiporter 18, whose protein sequence is MAENGTACPKPMQATSTGVFQGENPLDYALPLVIVQIILVIVLTRTLAYLLRPLRQPRVIAEIIGGVLLGPSAFGRSKAFLHTIFPPKSLPVLDTLANLGLIFFLFLVGLELDPKALRRTGKKAMSIALAGICLPFAMGTGTSFVLRATISKGVSQGPFIVFMGVAMSITALPVLARILAEFKLLTTDMGRTAMSAAAVNDVAAWILLALAISLSGTGKSPLISVWVFLCGAAFVGLCILIVPRVFKWMMRRCPDGEPVNEIFICGTLAAVLAAGFVTDTIGIHALFGAFILGTLAPKDGPLISALVEKVEDLVSGLLLPLYFASSGLKTNVATIQGAQSWGLLLLVILTACFGKVVGTVVVSRLCKMPLNEAVALGVLMNSKGLVELIVLNIGKDRKVLNDQTFSIMVMMALVTTFMTTPILRAIYKPAKRGSVYTLRTVQRNDPNSQLRIMACFHSGRNIPTIINLIEASRGTEKRQGLTVYAMHLMELSERCSAIRMVHKARNNGLPFWNERNQTDSDQIVVAFEAYGQLSHVQIRPMTAISHFSDMHEDICASAESKKASLVILPFHKHQKVDGSLETTRHEYRVINKKVLQHDPCSVGILVDRGFGGSSHVSASNVDSTITVYFFGGPDDREALALGQRMSEHPGITLILVHFRADPNLEGVEMVAIDEGDKGSSNGDSNTADEEAINAIKQKLTRDGSIKYEERAVNATSDTVDIVKEFSRCNMVLVGRSPEGTVAATFSLNVKTEFPELGPVGGFLISEEVSTNTSVLVIHQYSSGSRPLSLEEEEPTDGTEND